From one Burkholderiales bacterium genomic stretch:
- a CDS encoding TRAP transporter small permease yields the protein MISRLNRFLDHLEEWLIAGLMAAATLVIFASILHREALRVEALWAYARQIHFSWAQELCIYLFIWMAKFGAAYGVRTGIHIGVDVLVENVGPSARRALVTVALGLGAFFTAVIAVVGVRWVLFIRDTGQVSPDLEWPMWIVYLCIPLGSALMCYRFVQVMTRYLRTGELPRHAPEAVGESRA from the coding sequence TTGATTTCCCGGCTGAACCGCTTTCTCGATCACCTCGAAGAGTGGCTGATCGCCGGGCTGATGGCGGCGGCCACTCTGGTCATTTTCGCCTCGATCCTGCATCGCGAAGCGCTGCGCGTGGAGGCGCTCTGGGCTTACGCGCGCCAGATTCACTTCTCCTGGGCGCAGGAGCTGTGCATCTACCTGTTCATCTGGATGGCGAAGTTCGGCGCGGCGTACGGCGTGCGCACCGGCATCCACATCGGCGTCGATGTGCTGGTGGAAAACGTCGGGCCGAGCGCGCGGCGCGCGCTGGTCACTGTCGCGCTCGGGCTCGGCGCGTTTTTCACCGCGGTCATCGCCGTGGTGGGCGTGCGCTGGGTGCTGTTCATTCGCGACACCGGGCAGGTGTCGCCCGACCTCGAATGGCCGATGTGGATCGTCTACCTCTGCATCCCGCTGGGTTCGGCCCTGATGTGCTACCGCTTCGTGCAGGTGATGACCCGTTACCTGCGCACCGGGGAATTGCCCCGCCATGCGCCCGAGGCCGTCGGGGAATCTCGCGCATGA
- the tilS gene encoding tRNA lysidine(34) synthetase TilS: MASIAESVGQVLQSLGLRDRSVCVALSGGVDSVVLLDVLHRLAPELRLTLSALHVNHGLSPHAARWEAFSRALCEQRSVAFCTVSVAVPRNGGAGPEAAARRARYAVFARVRADYLALGHHLDDQAETLLLQLLRGAGPKGLSAMSVTRALPAEPGSPRPPILLRPLLGITRERILAHARLRGLSWVEDESNRDTVLDRNFLRHRLLPLVGERFPAWRETLARAARNLADAAAIADALGEIDLRSAGDAGGVRVEALRGLPIERALNVLRVLFANRGLPPPPRARLEEALRQCLDAAADARVCVAFGAVDVRRHRGRVRLVARRAAGKDWSHTWRGEDAMDLPDGLGRLRFVRTTGEGIAQARCERQTVTVRLRRGGETFLPDPGRVRRALKKLLQEAGVPAWERGRLPLVFCGEVLAWVPGLGVAADHRPGAGEPGVRIEWETMADG; this comes from the coding sequence ATGGCCAGCATTGCCGAGAGCGTCGGGCAGGTCCTCCAATCCCTGGGTCTTCGAGATCGCTCCGTGTGCGTAGCGCTCTCCGGCGGAGTCGACTCGGTGGTGCTGCTCGACGTGCTGCATCGCCTGGCCCCGGAGCTGCGCCTGACGCTCTCCGCGCTTCACGTCAATCACGGTTTGAGTCCGCACGCGGCCCGCTGGGAGGCGTTCAGCCGCGCCTTGTGCGAGCAGCGGTCGGTGGCGTTCTGCACGGTGAGCGTGGCGGTGCCTCGCAACGGGGGAGCGGGCCCGGAAGCGGCGGCGCGGCGCGCGCGCTATGCGGTCTTCGCGCGGGTACGCGCCGATTACCTGGCGCTGGGCCATCATCTGGACGATCAGGCGGAGACCTTGCTGCTGCAACTGCTGCGCGGTGCCGGCCCGAAAGGCTTGAGCGCGATGTCGGTCACGCGAGCGCTCCCGGCGGAACCGGGTTCGCCGCGGCCGCCAATCCTGCTGCGGCCGCTGCTCGGCATCACCCGCGAACGGATCCTCGCACACGCACGGCTGCGGGGTCTGTCCTGGGTGGAAGACGAGTCGAACCGCGATACCGTGCTCGATCGCAATTTTCTCCGGCATCGGCTGCTGCCACTCGTCGGCGAACGCTTTCCGGCGTGGCGCGAAACCCTTGCGCGGGCCGCTCGCAATCTCGCGGACGCGGCGGCGATCGCCGATGCGTTGGGCGAGATCGATCTTCGGTCGGCCGGGGACGCAGGCGGCGTGCGCGTCGAGGCGCTGAGGGGGCTTCCGATCGAGCGCGCACTGAACGTCCTGCGCGTGCTCTTCGCCAATCGCGGGCTGCCCCCGCCGCCGCGCGCGCGGCTGGAGGAGGCGCTGCGCCAGTGTCTGGACGCGGCTGCAGATGCGCGGGTGTGCGTGGCCTTCGGCGCCGTGGATGTGCGCCGGCATCGAGGTCGCGTGAGGCTGGTGGCCCGGCGCGCGGCCGGCAAGGACTGGTCGCACACGTGGCGCGGCGAGGACGCGATGGATCTGCCGGACGGGCTCGGCCGACTGCGCTTCGTGCGCACGACGGGCGAGGGCATCGCGCAGGCGCGTTGCGAACGACAGACGGTCACGGTACGGCTGCGGCGCGGAGGCGAGACGTTTCTTCCCGACCCGGGTCGTGTGCGCCGGGCACTGAAGAAACTTCTGCAGGAAGCCGGCGTGCCGGCGTGGGAGCGGGGCCGGCTGCCGCTGGTGTTCTGCGGCGAAGTGCTCGCCTGGGTGCCCGGGCTCGGCGTGGCAGCCGATCATCGGCCGGGGGCCGGCGAGCCCGGCGTGCGCATCGAGTGGGAAACGATGGCGGACGGCTGA
- the rlmN gene encoding 23S rRNA (adenine(2503)-C(2))-methyltransferase RlmN gives MSVNLLGLDATALADFFTEIGEKPFRARQLLRWLHQVRECDFDRMTDLSKSLRATLKARASVALPELLAESNAADGTRKWLLSVGGGNAIETVFIPEENRGTLCVSSQVGCALACAFCSTGRQGFNRNLSTAEIVGQLWWATRALAEAPHDARLGSLAPGERPVSNVVLMGMGEPLANFDNVVRALRIMLDDHAYGFSRRRVTLSTAGLVPAIERLREQCPVALAVSLHAPNDALRDVLVPINRKYPLRELLAACRRYVEAAASQPAAAEPKWRRAGAPRDFVTFEYVMLDGVNDSLAAARELVSIAAEVPCKFNLIPFNPFPDSGFARSPAERVRAFQEVLLAAGLIATVRRTRGEDIDGACGQLAGRVQDRTRRNARRAAEAST, from the coding sequence ATGTCCGTCAATCTGCTCGGTCTCGACGCGACGGCGCTGGCCGATTTCTTCACCGAGATCGGCGAGAAACCGTTCCGCGCGCGGCAGCTGCTGCGCTGGCTGCATCAGGTGCGCGAGTGCGACTTCGACCGCATGACCGATCTGTCGAAGTCACTGCGCGCCACCCTGAAGGCGCGGGCGAGCGTGGCCCTTCCCGAACTGCTCGCCGAGTCGAACGCCGCGGACGGCACGCGCAAGTGGCTGCTGTCGGTGGGCGGCGGCAATGCGATCGAGACGGTGTTCATTCCCGAGGAAAACCGCGGGACGCTGTGCGTGTCGTCCCAGGTGGGCTGCGCGCTCGCGTGCGCGTTCTGCTCGACCGGCAGGCAGGGATTCAACCGCAACCTGAGCACCGCCGAGATCGTGGGCCAGCTGTGGTGGGCGACCAGGGCACTGGCCGAGGCGCCGCACGACGCGCGACTGGGGTCGCTCGCCCCGGGGGAGCGTCCGGTCAGCAACGTGGTACTGATGGGAATGGGCGAGCCTCTGGCCAATTTCGACAACGTCGTGCGCGCGTTGCGGATCATGCTCGACGATCACGCCTATGGCTTTTCACGGCGCCGGGTGACCCTCTCCACGGCGGGGCTGGTGCCCGCGATCGAGCGGTTGCGCGAGCAGTGTCCGGTGGCGCTGGCGGTGTCGCTGCATGCGCCCAACGATGCGCTGCGCGATGTCCTGGTGCCCATCAACAGAAAATATCCGTTGCGGGAGCTGCTGGCGGCGTGCCGTCGTTACGTAGAGGCTGCGGCGTCGCAGCCGGCTGCGGCGGAACCGAAGTGGCGGCGCGCGGGCGCTCCGCGTGATTTCGTGACGTTCGAGTATGTGATGCTCGACGGTGTCAACGACTCCCTCGCAGCCGCGCGGGAGCTGGTTTCGATCGCGGCCGAGGTGCCCTGCAAGTTCAACCTGATTCCATTCAATCCGTTTCCGGATTCGGGATTTGCCCGTTCGCCGGCCGAACGCGTGCGCGCGTTCCAGGAAGTGCTGCTCGCCGCGGGCCTGATCGCCACCGTGCGCAGGACGCGCGGCGAAGACATCGACGGCGCCTGTGGTCAGCTGGCCGGACGCGTTCAGGATCGCACGCGGCGC
- a CDS encoding molybdopterin-dependent oxidoreductase has protein sequence MGNRRDFLTGAGGWLFAGAIGGVTQRLARGADLGPAVLPRGTLESSTLASLPGKVPLIKKTWRPPNFETPVSYFEQLFTPNEAFFVRYHLAGIPRIEASTWHLTIAGEAIARPYQVTLAQLKSEFERVEVAAVCMCSGNRRGLSTPHVPGVEWGHGAIGNARWAGVRLKDLLARAGLKKEAVEIAFDGADFAVHPATPDFVKSLPLWKALDEHTLVAYEMNGEPLPHWNGFPARLVVAGWTATYWIKHLTAIRALSAPFAGFWMNPAYRIPKGRFPVVDRFITQETETTTPITEMVVNSLITAPASGSVVTAGREIEIRGVAWDGGHGIATVEVSADAGESWQRAALAAEHGRFSWRQWSYRMRPQRPGRQIVMARASNRAGTTQTFELIFNPAGYHNNVVQTVELVVT, from the coding sequence ATGGGCAATAGGCGGGATTTCCTGACGGGCGCCGGCGGCTGGCTCTTCGCCGGCGCGATCGGCGGCGTGACGCAGCGCCTGGCCCGGGGCGCGGACCTCGGGCCGGCGGTGCTGCCTCGCGGCACGCTGGAATCGAGCACGCTCGCGTCCCTGCCGGGCAAGGTGCCGCTGATCAAGAAGACGTGGCGTCCGCCGAACTTCGAGACGCCGGTGAGCTACTTCGAGCAGCTCTTCACGCCGAACGAAGCGTTTTTCGTGCGTTATCACCTCGCCGGCATCCCGCGGATCGAGGCCTCGACATGGCACCTCACGATCGCCGGTGAGGCGATTGCTCGCCCGTACCAGGTGACGCTGGCGCAGTTAAAGAGCGAGTTCGAGCGTGTGGAAGTCGCGGCGGTGTGCATGTGCTCCGGAAACCGGCGCGGCCTGTCCACACCGCACGTTCCAGGGGTGGAGTGGGGACACGGCGCGATCGGGAACGCGCGGTGGGCGGGTGTCCGCCTGAAGGACCTGCTGGCGCGGGCCGGCCTGAAGAAGGAAGCCGTCGAGATCGCCTTCGATGGCGCGGACTTCGCGGTGCATCCGGCAACGCCCGATTTCGTGAAGAGCCTGCCGCTGTGGAAGGCGCTGGACGAGCATACCTTGGTGGCCTACGAGATGAACGGCGAGCCGCTGCCGCACTGGAACGGATTTCCTGCGCGGCTGGTGGTCGCCGGCTGGACCGCGACCTACTGGATCAAGCATCTGACTGCCATCCGAGCCCTGAGCGCGCCTTTCGCCGGCTTCTGGATGAACCCGGCCTATCGCATCCCGAAGGGCCGGTTTCCGGTGGTCGACCGCTTCATCACCCAGGAGACGGAGACCACAACGCCGATTACGGAGATGGTGGTCAATTCGCTGATTACCGCGCCCGCGTCGGGCAGTGTGGTCACGGCCGGCCGGGAGATCGAGATCAGAGGGGTCGCATGGGATGGTGGTCATGGCATCGCCACGGTCGAAGTGTCGGCGGATGCGGGCGAGAGCTGGCAGCGGGCGGCACTGGCAGCCGAACATGGGCGCTTTTCCTGGCGTCAGTGGTCCTACCGGATGCGCCCGCAACGCCCGGGGCGCCAGATCGTGATGGCGAGAGCCTCGAATCGCGCCGGCACCACCCAGACCTTCGAGTTGATCTTCAATCCCGCCGGCTACCACAACAACGTGGTGCAGACCGTCGAACTGGTCGTCACCTGA
- a CDS encoding TRAP transporter large permease subunit has product MTAVTIIAILIVLLLTGTPISIALGMTVLTFLVLFSSFSLETVDVISQRLFTGLESFAIMAVPFFILSGAFLTEGGAAARIIRFAQALVGWMPGGLAMAAVLACAFFATISGSSPATVAAIGSVMLPAMLKYGYPKRFAVGVIATSGSLGILIPPSIVMIIYAVSTSESAGKLFVAGIVPGALLAALLMAVTYLTARRRGFPTLPRAGAREVWVSFKGAFWGLLLVVIVMGGIYGGVFTPTEAAAVSAVYAFVVAVWIDRGLRLREVPKVLLSAANTSAMLLYIITNAVLFSFLLTSEQIPQALSEWVVAQELSPWMFLLAINVTLLLAGQFMEPSSIILILAPLLVPIAKSLGIDPIHLGVIMTVNMEIGMLHPPVGLNLFVASHLARMGLTEVSIACLPWLGVMLLYLLLITYVPAISLWLPNLLYGS; this is encoded by the coding sequence ATGACCGCGGTGACCATCATCGCCATCCTGATCGTGCTGCTTCTCACCGGCACGCCGATTTCGATCGCGCTCGGCATGACCGTGCTGACCTTCCTGGTGCTGTTTTCCTCCTTTTCGCTGGAAACGGTGGACGTGATTTCGCAGCGCCTGTTCACCGGGCTGGAGAGTTTCGCGATCATGGCGGTACCCTTCTTCATCCTCTCCGGCGCGTTTCTGACCGAGGGCGGCGCGGCGGCACGCATCATCCGCTTTGCCCAGGCGCTGGTGGGCTGGATGCCGGGCGGGCTGGCGATGGCGGCCGTGCTGGCCTGCGCCTTCTTTGCCACCATATCCGGGTCGAGCCCGGCGACGGTGGCCGCGATCGGGTCGGTGATGCTGCCGGCGATGCTGAAGTACGGCTATCCGAAGCGCTTCGCGGTGGGCGTGATCGCCACTTCCGGATCGCTCGGCATCCTCATTCCGCCCTCCATCGTGATGATCATCTATGCGGTCAGCACCTCGGAGAGCGCGGGCAAGCTGTTCGTCGCCGGCATCGTCCCCGGCGCGCTGCTCGCGGCGCTGCTCATGGCAGTGACGTATCTGACCGCCCGGCGCCGCGGGTTCCCGACGCTGCCGCGCGCCGGCGCGAGGGAAGTATGGGTGTCCTTCAAGGGTGCGTTCTGGGGCCTGCTGCTGGTTGTGATCGTCATGGGCGGGATCTACGGCGGGGTGTTCACGCCCACCGAAGCGGCCGCGGTGAGCGCGGTCTACGCCTTCGTGGTCGCGGTCTGGATCGACCGCGGCCTGCGCCTGCGCGAAGTGCCCAAGGTACTGCTTTCGGCAGCGAATACCAGCGCGATGCTGCTCTACATCATCACCAACGCCGTGCTCTTTTCGTTTCTGTTGACCTCGGAACAGATTCCGCAGGCGCTGTCGGAGTGGGTCGTGGCGCAGGAGCTCTCGCCCTGGATGTTCCTGCTGGCGATCAACGTGACGCTCCTGCTGGCCGGACAGTTCATGGAACCCAGCTCGATCATACTGATCCTGGCGCCGTTGCTGGTACCGATCGCAAAATCGCTGGGCATCGATCCGATTCACCTCGGCGTGATCATGACCGTCAACATGGAGATCGGCATGCTGCACCCACCGGTGGGGTTGAACCTCTTTGTGGCCAGCCATCTGGCGCGCATGGGCCTGACCGAGGTGTCCATCGCCTGCCTGCCCTGGCTCGGGGTCATGTTGCTCTACCTGTTGCTGATCACCTACGTACCCGCCATTTCGCTGTGGTTGCCCAACTTGCTCTACGGGTCTTAG
- a CDS encoding cytochrome c, whose amino-acid sequence MRYWIFMLTLCGAHSAWADEQALRLKDAPGRELVEANCIMCHSLDYIQMNSPFLDRKGWEASVNKMIKAMGAPIREEDVPPIVDYLVSNYGR is encoded by the coding sequence ATGCGCTACTGGATTTTCATGCTGACGTTGTGCGGCGCGCACAGCGCCTGGGCGGACGAGCAGGCGTTGCGGCTCAAGGATGCGCCGGGCCGCGAGCTGGTCGAGGCGAACTGCATCATGTGCCACAGCCTCGACTACATCCAGATGAATTCACCGTTCCTGGATCGCAAGGGCTGGGAGGCTTCGGTGAACAAGATGATCAAGGCGATGGGCGCGCCGATCCGCGAGGAAGACGTGCCGCCGATCGTGGACTATCTGGTGAGCAACTACGGCAGGTAG
- a CDS encoding acetyl-CoA carboxylase carboxyltransferase subunit alpha — MKTTFLDFEQPIAELEAKIEELRFVQDDSAVDISEEIARLQKKSAALTKEIYAKLSAWQISQVARHPQRPYTLDYVQGLFTDFEELHGDRAFAEDPSIVGGLARFGNQSVVVIGHQKGRDTKEKLHRNFGMPKPEGYRKALRLMKLAERFGLPVLTFVDTPGAYPGVGAEERGQSEAIGRNLYAMSELRVPIVVTVIGEGGSGGALAIAVGDATLMLQYAIYSVISPEGCASILWKSADKAPEAAETLGITAHRLKTLGLIDRIIPEPLGGAHRDPVTVMQTVRKVIQDVLSELQDKPINQLLEERFARLMAYGKFKEGSA, encoded by the coding sequence ATGAAGACCACGTTTCTGGACTTCGAACAGCCGATCGCGGAGCTCGAGGCCAAGATCGAGGAGCTGCGTTTCGTGCAGGACGACTCCGCGGTCGACATTTCTGAGGAAATCGCGCGGCTGCAGAAGAAGAGCGCTGCGCTGACCAAGGAGATCTACGCCAAGCTTTCGGCGTGGCAGATCTCCCAGGTCGCGCGCCATCCGCAGCGGCCCTACACGCTCGATTACGTGCAGGGTCTGTTTACCGACTTCGAGGAATTGCACGGCGACCGCGCTTTTGCCGAAGACCCGTCGATCGTCGGCGGCCTCGCCCGCTTCGGCAACCAGTCGGTGGTGGTGATCGGCCACCAGAAAGGGCGCGACACCAAGGAGAAGCTGCACCGCAACTTCGGCATGCCCAAGCCCGAAGGCTATCGCAAGGCGCTGCGTCTGATGAAGCTCGCAGAAAGGTTCGGCCTGCCGGTACTGACTTTTGTCGACACGCCCGGCGCCTACCCGGGCGTGGGCGCGGAAGAGCGCGGCCAGTCCGAAGCGATCGGCCGCAACCTCTACGCGATGTCCGAGTTGCGGGTGCCGATCGTGGTCACGGTGATCGGCGAGGGTGGTTCGGGCGGGGCGCTCGCCATTGCGGTGGGCGACGCGACCCTGATGCTGCAGTACGCGATCTATTCGGTCATCTCGCCCGAGGGCTGCGCGTCGATCCTCTGGAAGAGCGCCGACAAGGCGCCGGAGGCCGCCGAGACCCTCGGCATCACGGCGCACCGGCTGAAGACGCTCGGGCTGATCGACCGCATCATCCCGGAACCACTCGGCGGGGCGCACCGCGACCCAGTCACCGTGATGCAGACCGTTCGCAAGGTGATTCAGGACGTGCTCTCCGAGCTTCAGGACAAACCGATCAATCAGCTGCTCGAAGAGCGTTTCGCGCGACTGATGGCCTACGGGAAGTTCAAGGAAGGGTCCGCCTGA
- a CDS encoding TRAP transporter substrate-binding protein → MRIIGLVIAIAWAALAPLAHAAPVVIKFSHVVAPDTPKGKAAERFRELAEKYTGGAVKVEVYPNSQLFKDREELEALQRGAVQMLAPSVSKFGPLGVREFELFDLPYLFPDRATVDRVTDGEIGRRLFAQLEPRGIKGLAYWDNGFKQFSANRPLRTLRDFRGLRLRIQSSKVLEAMVRELGALPQVMAFSEVYTALQQGVVDGTENPLSNLYTQKMHEVQKHLTISDHGYLVYAVVTNKKFWDGLPAALRAQLEKALAEATRYEREIAEKENEAALAAVRASGKTEIYVLPEDERSRWRQALMPVHRRFEAVVGADNLRAVYAIAAESLAARAGKNKKK, encoded by the coding sequence ATGAGAATAATCGGACTTGTCATCGCCATCGCCTGGGCCGCGCTGGCGCCATTGGCGCACGCCGCGCCGGTCGTCATCAAGTTCAGCCACGTGGTTGCGCCCGATACCCCGAAGGGCAAGGCCGCGGAGCGCTTCCGTGAGCTGGCCGAGAAGTACACCGGGGGCGCGGTCAAGGTCGAGGTCTATCCCAACAGCCAGCTGTTCAAGGACCGCGAAGAGCTGGAGGCGCTGCAGCGGGGCGCGGTGCAGATGCTGGCGCCGTCGGTATCGAAGTTCGGGCCGCTCGGAGTGCGCGAGTTCGAGCTTTTCGACCTGCCTTACCTGTTCCCGGATCGGGCGACGGTCGATCGGGTGACCGATGGCGAGATCGGACGCAGGCTCTTCGCGCAGCTCGAGCCGCGCGGCATCAAGGGGCTCGCGTACTGGGACAACGGCTTCAAGCAGTTCTCGGCCAACCGGCCGCTGCGCACGCTGCGCGACTTCCGAGGACTGCGCCTGCGCATCCAGTCCTCGAAGGTGCTCGAAGCGATGGTCCGCGAGCTGGGCGCCTTGCCTCAGGTCATGGCGTTCTCCGAGGTCTACACCGCGCTTCAGCAAGGCGTAGTCGACGGGACCGAGAACCCCCTGTCCAACCTCTATACGCAGAAGATGCACGAGGTGCAGAAGCACCTGACGATCTCGGACCACGGCTACCTGGTCTATGCGGTGGTGACCAACAAGAAGTTCTGGGACGGGCTGCCCGCTGCGCTGCGCGCCCAGCTCGAAAAGGCGCTCGCGGAAGCCACACGCTACGAGCGCGAGATCGCGGAGAAGGAAAACGAGGCGGCGCTGGCGGCGGTGCGCGCTTCCGGCAAGACCGAGATCTACGTTCTGCCCGAAGACGAGCGCTCGCGCTGGCGCCAGGCGCTCATGCCGGTGCACCGCAGGTTCGAAGCGGTGGTCGGGGCCGACAATCTGAGGGCCGTGTACGCGATAGCGGCCGAATCGCTGGCGGCGCGCGCCGGCAAGAACAAGAAGAAGTAG
- the ndk gene encoding nucleoside-diphosphate kinase, protein MAVERTLSIIKPDAVAKNVIGQIYSRFEKAGLKIVAATMARLSEAEAAGFYAVHKDRPFFRDLVQFMTSGPVMIQVLQGENAIQVNRELMGATDPKKAARGTIRADFAESIDANAVHGSDSPESAAFEIAYFFPSMHIYPR, encoded by the coding sequence ATGGCAGTCGAGCGCACCCTTTCCATCATCAAACCGGACGCCGTAGCCAAGAACGTGATCGGACAGATCTACAGCCGATTCGAAAAGGCGGGCCTGAAGATCGTCGCGGCGACCATGGCGCGGCTCTCGGAAGCCGAAGCGGCCGGTTTCTACGCGGTTCACAAGGACCGTCCGTTCTTTCGCGATCTGGTGCAGTTCATGACCTCGGGTCCGGTCATGATCCAGGTGCTGCAGGGCGAGAATGCGATCCAGGTCAATCGCGAGTTGATGGGCGCCACCGACCCGAAGAAGGCCGCCAGGGGCACGATCCGGGCGGATTTCGCCGAGTCGATCGATGCCAACGCCGTTCACGGCTCGGATTCGCCGGAGTCGGCGGCCTTCGAGATCGCCTACTTCTTTCCCTCGATGCACATCTATCCCCGCTGA
- the ggt gene encoding gamma-glutamyltransferase, with protein sequence MLSFRWPALLRRTLLLACLWLLAVVSQAAKAAESCAIASAHPLATRAGCEVLDRGGTAFDAAIALTAALAVVEPFASGLGGGGFYLLHRADDGFETFIDARETAPARATREFYVNEDGSARQRRSLDGATAAAIPGIPAAIDWLAGRYASLPLQATLAAAVRLAREGFAVDARYAWAAGYREALLKGRPDAAHFLDGGKAPTVGFVLKQPQLAATLERLAREGRDGFYKGEVAERMVAAVRSAGGLWTLQDLAGYRVVEREPLRLSFRGMRVITAPLPSSGGLVLAQTLQILESLPLETLSEVQRAHFVVEAWRRGYNDRARFMGDPDFVRVPVARLASRDYARQRGASIDPERATPSSALPPIVEPAEEGNHTTHFSIMDRHGNRVAATLSINAPFGSGFVAGDTGVLLNNHMDDFTLSPVAPNLYKLVGNEANAIAPGKRPLSSMSPTFVEDARGVLVFGTPGGSRIISMVTLGILDYALNPAFDLARMLALPRYHHQYLPDRVEFEPGGFPAEWVAALRAKGHAVEAGRRKWGNMQAVYFDKRSGEALAEGDPRGKAGVLF encoded by the coding sequence ATGCTTTCTTTCCGATGGCCGGCCCTGCTGCGGCGCACGCTGCTGCTCGCCTGCTTGTGGCTGCTGGCCGTTGTCTCGCAGGCGGCAAAGGCCGCGGAATCGTGCGCGATCGCTTCCGCGCATCCGCTGGCCACCAGAGCCGGCTGCGAAGTCCTGGACCGAGGCGGGACGGCATTCGACGCCGCGATCGCGCTGACGGCGGCGCTGGCCGTGGTCGAGCCGTTCGCCTCCGGTCTGGGCGGCGGCGGCTTCTATTTGCTGCATCGCGCAGACGACGGGTTCGAGACTTTCATCGACGCGCGCGAAACCGCGCCGGCCCGGGCCACGCGCGAGTTCTACGTCAACGAAGACGGATCTGCGCGGCAGCGACGATCGCTGGACGGAGCCACGGCCGCCGCGATTCCGGGCATACCGGCGGCCATCGACTGGCTGGCCGGTCGCTACGCCAGCCTGCCGCTTCAGGCAACGCTCGCCGCCGCGGTGCGGTTGGCGCGGGAAGGTTTTGCGGTGGACGCGCGCTACGCCTGGGCAGCGGGTTACCGCGAGGCGCTGCTCAAAGGCCGGCCCGATGCAGCGCACTTCCTCGATGGCGGCAAAGCCCCCACGGTCGGGTTCGTGCTGAAACAGCCGCAGCTCGCGGCGACGCTGGAGCGCCTCGCGCGCGAGGGCCGGGACGGGTTCTACAAGGGCGAGGTAGCCGAGCGCATGGTCGCGGCGGTGCGGTCCGCGGGGGGGCTGTGGACGCTGCAGGACCTGGCCGGGTATCGCGTGGTGGAGCGTGAACCGCTCAGGTTGAGTTTCCGCGGGATGCGCGTGATCACCGCGCCGCTGCCCTCGTCGGGCGGTCTGGTGCTGGCGCAAACGCTGCAGATCCTCGAATCGCTGCCACTGGAGACGCTGAGCGAGGTGCAGCGCGCGCACTTCGTGGTCGAGGCCTGGCGCCGCGGCTACAACGATCGCGCCCGCTTCATGGGCGATCCCGACTTCGTCCGGGTGCCGGTGGCGCGGCTCGCCTCGCGCGACTATGCCCGGCAGCGCGGCGCGAGCATCGATCCGGAGCGCGCCACGCCGAGCAGCGCGCTGCCCCCAATCGTCGAGCCCGCCGAAGAGGGCAACCACACCACGCATTTCTCGATCATGGACCGCCATGGCAACCGCGTGGCCGCCACGCTCTCGATCAACGCGCCGTTCGGTTCCGGCTTCGTGGCCGGCGACACCGGTGTGCTGCTCAACAATCACATGGACGACTTCACGCTCAGCCCGGTCGCGCCGAACCTGTACAAGCTGGTGGGAAACGAAGCCAACGCCATCGCGCCGGGCAAGCGTCCGCTGTCGTCGATGTCGCCGACCTTCGTCGAGGACGCGCGCGGGGTGCTGGTGTTCGGGACGCCCGGCGGCTCGCGCATCATCAGCATGGTCACGCTGGGGATTCTGGACTATGCGCTGAACCCGGCCTTCGATCTGGCGCGTATGCTCGCCCTGCCGCGTTACCATCACCAGTACTTGCCCGACCGCGTCGAGTTCGAACCGGGCGGCTTCCCGGCTGAGTGGGTGGCGGCGCTCAGAGCCAAGGGACACGCGGTCGAGGCGGGACGGCGCAAGTGGGGCAACATGCAGGCGGTCTACTTCGACAAGAGAAGCGGCGAAGCGCTGGCCGAAGGCGATCCGCGCGGCAAGGCCGGCGTGCTGTTCTGA